One segment of Ascidiaceihabitans donghaensis DNA contains the following:
- a CDS encoding OmpA family protein codes for MRLSSLIIVAATFVGAAAVSLVAANFSVKLIEETSEIGVRQALDDAKMPWAEVAADGLQVTLLGIAPNEARRFSALSTAGTVVDAARVIDAMEVEAVAAIAPPRFSAEILRNDAGVSIIGLMPTATDRDAIIERFAAMSDDASVTDLIETADYPTPDGWTDALGFALTAMEQLPRSKVSVEAGRVSITAITQSAEAKAQLEARLNRAAPPGLRLSLDIAAPRPVITPFTLRFLIDDSGVRFDACSADTEASRTQILQAAFKAGLTGSGRCTVGMGVPSPRWSEAVEKSISALAEVGGGSVTFSDADVTLIGREGAGQATFDKVMGELENDLPDVFALYAKLPETVDPNVGPPEFIATLSPEGQVQLRGRLSDENLRTVADSYAKARFGSDRVYVGTRVVEGLPNDWATRVLTGLEALSSLSNGAVTVSPTSISVRGNTGNKDANAKIATLLSSKLGEAEDFTIDVTYQEKLDPVANIPTPDQCEAQIGDVLQTGQISFEPGSATIDAASLSTMDDIAEILKVCGDMRLEVQGHTDSQGRAEMNLALSQSRAQSVLNELRARRVLTSSFSAKGYGETRPIKDNDTEEGREANRRIEFRLIRPNPTEPEPESTLDSVAETGNTGPATEGTSDEQN; via the coding sequence ATGCGACTGTCTTCTCTCATCATTGTTGCCGCAACCTTTGTCGGGGCCGCTGCTGTATCATTGGTGGCTGCCAACTTTTCCGTCAAATTGATTGAAGAAACATCAGAAATTGGTGTGCGGCAGGCCTTGGACGACGCCAAAATGCCATGGGCCGAAGTTGCCGCGGACGGGTTGCAAGTCACTTTGTTGGGCATTGCGCCAAACGAGGCCCGAAGGTTTTCTGCCCTGAGCACCGCAGGCACAGTGGTGGATGCAGCCCGCGTGATTGACGCGATGGAAGTCGAGGCGGTGGCCGCCATTGCCCCTCCGCGGTTCTCCGCCGAAATTCTGCGCAATGACGCAGGGGTGTCGATCATCGGCCTGATGCCGACTGCCACAGACCGCGACGCCATCATCGAACGCTTCGCAGCCATGAGCGACGACGCATCGGTCACGGACCTTATCGAGACAGCAGATTATCCAACCCCGGACGGATGGACCGATGCGCTTGGATTTGCGCTGACTGCAATGGAACAATTGCCGCGATCAAAAGTGTCGGTGGAAGCGGGTCGCGTGTCCATCACGGCCATCACACAAAGCGCCGAAGCCAAAGCACAGCTTGAGGCACGCCTCAACCGCGCAGCCCCCCCCGGTTTGCGCCTGTCGCTGGACATTGCAGCCCCCCGCCCCGTTATCACACCATTCACTTTGCGCTTTTTGATCGACGACAGCGGGGTGCGCTTTGATGCGTGTTCCGCAGACACAGAAGCCTCTCGAACCCAAATTTTGCAAGCCGCCTTCAAAGCGGGCCTCACCGGGTCCGGACGATGCACCGTCGGCATGGGCGTTCCAAGCCCGCGTTGGTCAGAAGCCGTGGAAAAATCGATTAGCGCCTTGGCGGAAGTGGGCGGCGGGTCTGTTACGTTTTCCGACGCAGACGTCACCTTGATTGGCCGCGAAGGCGCCGGCCAAGCGACCTTTGACAAAGTCATGGGCGAACTTGAAAACGATTTGCCAGATGTTTTTGCCCTTTACGCAAAACTGCCTGAAACCGTGGACCCGAATGTGGGGCCGCCAGAATTCATTGCCACTCTTAGTCCGGAAGGCCAGGTGCAACTGCGGGGCCGGTTGTCCGATGAAAACCTGCGGACTGTGGCCGACAGCTATGCGAAAGCGCGGTTTGGATCAGACAGGGTTTACGTTGGCACCCGTGTCGTCGAGGGCCTGCCAAACGATTGGGCCACCCGCGTTCTGACCGGATTGGAGGCGCTGTCCAGCCTCAGCAACGGCGCAGTCACCGTATCTCCCACATCTATTTCCGTGCGCGGCAATACCGGCAATAAAGATGCAAACGCGAAAATCGCGACATTGCTGTCTTCGAAACTGGGCGAGGCGGAAGACTTCACGATTGACGTGACCTATCAGGAAAAACTCGATCCTGTGGCCAATATCCCGACACCAGACCAATGCGAGGCTCAAATCGGGGACGTGCTGCAAACAGGGCAAATCAGCTTTGAACCGGGAAGCGCCACAATTGATGCGGCATCCCTTAGCACGATGGACGATATCGCCGAAATCTTGAAAGTCTGCGGCGATATGCGTTTGGAAGTGCAAGGCCATACAGACAGCCAAGGCCGTGCCGAAATGAACCTGGCCCTAAGCCAAAGCCGCGCCCAATCCGTTCTGAATGAATTGCGTGCACGGCGCGTCCTGACATCATCCTTTTCAGCCAAAGGTTACGGCGAAACGCGCCCGATAAAGGACAACGACACCGAAGAAGGGCGCGAAGCGAACCGCCGTATCGAATTTCGTTTGATCCGCCCCAATCCAACGGAACCCGAGCCTGAATCTACGCTAGATTCTGTTGCCGAAACGGGCAATACAGGGCCTGCAACAGAAGGGACATCCGATGAGCAGAACTGA
- the ubiA gene encoding 4-hydroxybenzoate octaprenyltransferase, giving the protein MQDNAPAPDGQVADAVKDNWVDVYAPEWTRPYLRLSRADRPIGTWLLLLPCWWGLALAMLYTQTASWMDAWIALGCALGAWLMRGAGCTWNDFTDRHIDAEVERTRSRPIPSGRVSTKGALVWIVIQCLLSLGILLTFNQAAIALGVLALLPVAVYPYAKRFTWWPQVFLGLAFNWGALLAWTAHTGSLGAPAVVLYLAGIAWTLFYDTIYAHQDIEDDALIGVKSTARLFAEKTPDWLRRFLAATVGLMGIAAIFAALPNASPLAMALALAAPWAMGWHMAWQLRGLDIGDPAKCMQLFRANRDTGAIPLVFFLIALMV; this is encoded by the coding sequence ATGCAAGACAATGCGCCCGCGCCAGATGGTCAAGTGGCCGATGCCGTAAAAGACAATTGGGTCGATGTATATGCACCGGAATGGACGCGGCCCTATTTGCGATTGTCCCGGGCTGATAGACCCATCGGCACATGGTTGCTTTTGCTGCCGTGTTGGTGGGGGCTGGCGTTGGCCATGCTGTATACACAAACCGCCAGTTGGATGGATGCATGGATCGCCTTGGGATGTGCGTTGGGCGCGTGGCTGATGCGCGGCGCGGGCTGCACATGGAACGATTTCACAGACCGCCACATCGATGCAGAAGTCGAACGCACACGGTCGCGGCCCATTCCGTCCGGTCGGGTGTCTACAAAAGGCGCTTTGGTGTGGATCGTTATTCAATGCCTGTTGTCGTTGGGTATTTTGCTGACCTTCAATCAAGCTGCCATCGCCTTGGGCGTGTTGGCGTTGCTGCCAGTGGCCGTTTACCCCTACGCCAAGCGGTTCACATGGTGGCCGCAAGTCTTTTTGGGTCTGGCCTTCAATTGGGGGGCATTGCTGGCATGGACCGCACACACGGGATCGCTGGGCGCCCCTGCTGTTGTGCTGTATCTTGCTGGCATCGCTTGGACGTTGTTTTACGACACCATCTATGCCCATCAGGACATCGAAGACGACGCGTTGATCGGCGTCAAATCAACCGCGCGTCTGTTTGCGGAAAAAACCCCGGACTGGTTGCGCAGGTTTTTGGCAGCCACCGTCGGGCTGATGGGCATTGCCGCAATTTTTGCAGCGCTTCCAAACGCGTCCCCCCTTGCTATGGCGCTGGCGTTGGCCGCGCCATGGGCGATGGGATGGCATATGGCATGGCAATTACGCGGTCTCGATATTGGTGATCCAGCAAAGTGCATGCAGCTGTTTCGCGCCAACCGCGACACAGGCGCAATTCCGCTGGTCTTTTTTCTCATAGCGCTCATGGTTTGA
- a CDS encoding 16S rRNA (uracil(1498)-N(3))-methyltransferase translates to MTAKIRLFLDLPLAQGQSVELSRDHAHYLFGVMRLGVGAQVLVFDGVHGEFLAQVTNAGKRGGTLEVLQNTKPLKMPPDLWLVFAPIKKARTDFIVEKAAEMGAARILPMQTEFTNAGRIQRERLQAHAIEAAEQCGGTFVPEVTEMLRFDRLLAQWDSTRRIMFCDEATADDSPTPFSGGAGPWAIFIGPEGGFSAAERTKLRAMECAHVAQLGPRILRADTAVVAAMTLWQSAIGDWT, encoded by the coding sequence ATGACTGCAAAAATTCGCCTCTTTCTAGACCTGCCATTGGCCCAAGGGCAATCGGTTGAATTGTCGCGTGATCATGCGCACTATCTTTTTGGTGTGATGCGCCTTGGCGTGGGGGCGCAGGTGCTTGTCTTTGATGGTGTGCATGGCGAGTTTTTGGCGCAAGTGACAAACGCCGGCAAACGTGGCGGTACTTTGGAGGTGTTGCAAAACACCAAACCGCTGAAGATGCCGCCAGATTTGTGGCTTGTCTTTGCCCCGATCAAAAAAGCGCGAACAGATTTTATCGTGGAGAAAGCCGCCGAAATGGGGGCCGCGCGCATTCTGCCCATGCAAACCGAATTTACCAATGCAGGACGTATCCAACGCGAACGCTTGCAAGCGCATGCTATTGAGGCCGCTGAGCAATGCGGCGGCACTTTCGTGCCTGAAGTGACGGAAATGCTGCGATTTGACCGTCTTTTGGCCCAATGGGACAGCACCCGCCGAATCATGTTCTGTGACGAGGCGACAGCAGACGATTCACCGACGCCGTTTTCGGGTGGGGCAGGGCCGTGGGCTATATTTATCGGGCCGGAAGGCGGGTTTTCAGCGGCTGAGCGCACAAAGCTGCGTGCAATGGAATGTGCCCACGTGGCGCAATTGGGCCCCCGTATTTTACGCGCGGATACCGCCGTTGTTGCGGCGATGACCCTGTGGCAAAGCGCAATTGGGGATTGGACTTAG